In Nicotiana tabacum cultivar K326 chromosome 19, ASM71507v2, whole genome shotgun sequence, one DNA window encodes the following:
- the LOC107768427 gene encoding ribosomal RNA small subunit methyltransferase-like → MAGGKMRRDKPHRGASAGGGGSNPHFQGGISFHKSKGQHILKNPLLVDSIVQKAGIKSTDVILEIGPGTGNLTKKLLEAGKSVIAVELDPRMVLELQRRFQGTPLSNRLKVIQGDVLKCDLPYFDICVANIPYQISSPLTFKLLAHRPLFRAAVIMFQREFAMRLVAQPGDTLYCRLSVNTQLLARVSHLLKVGKNNFRPPPKVDSSVVRIEPRKPLAPVNFKEWDGLVRICFNRKNKTIGSIFRQKSVLSLLEKNYRTLQALQLAENVPSEDMEMALDVSALGETFGDLSMDADDEKDDDEMEVDDGDAKRSEFKEKVLAVLKEGKFEDKRSSKLTQADFMHLLSLFNKAGIHFS, encoded by the exons ATGGCGGGAGGGAAGATGAGGAGAGATAAGCCCCACCGTGGTGCATCGGCCGGCGGCGGCGGCTCAAATCCTCACTTCCAGGGAGGGATATCGTTCCACAAATCCAAGGGTCAGCACATTCTGAAAAATCCTCTATTGGTTGACTCTATTGTCCAAAAAGCCGGAATTAAATCTACGGATGTCATCCTCGAAATTGGTCCTGGTACCGGTAATCTTACTAAGAAGCTTCTAGAAGCCGGAAAGTCAGTTATTGCTGTTGAGCTTGATCCTCGTATGGTTCTCGAATTGCAACGAAGGTTTCAGGGTACTCCTTTATCTAACCGACTCAAG GTTATACAAGGAGATGTCCTCAAATGTGATCTCCCTTACTTTGACATTTGTGTGGCTAACATCCCTTATCAAATATCATCTCCTCTTACCTTCAAATTATTGGCTCATAGGCCTCTATTCAGAGCTGCAGTAATAATGTTTCAGAGAGAATTTGCTATGAGACTTGTTGCTCAACCTGGTGATACTCTTTATTGCCGCCTTTCGGTGAACACCCAGCTGTTGGCTCGAGTATCGCACTTACTCAAGGTAGGAAAGAATAATTTCAGGCCACCACCAAAGGTTGATTCTTCTGTAGTTAGAATTGAACCTAGGAAACCACTTGCTCCTGTCAATTTTAAGGAGTGGGATGGTTTGGTCAGGATCTGTTTCAACCGGAAAAACAAAACTATAGGTTCTATTTTTAGACAAAAATCCGTACTCTCTTTGCTGGAAAAAAACTATAGAACTTTGCAAGCATTGCAACTCGCTGAGAATGTTCCTTCAGAGGATATGGAAATGGCCTTGGATGTATCTGCCTTGGGAGAGACATTTGGAGACTTGAGTATGGATGCTGATGATGAGAaggatgatgacgagatggaggTGGATGATGGTGATGCTAAAAGATCTGAATTCAAAGAGAAAGTTTTGGCAGTGCTAAAGGAAGGGAAATTTGAGGATAAGAGATCTTCCAAGCTCACACAAGCAGATTTTATGCACCTACTTTCTCTGTTTAACAAGGCTGGCATACATTTTTCTTGA